Proteins found in one Acanthopagrus latus isolate v.2019 chromosome 3, fAcaLat1.1, whole genome shotgun sequence genomic segment:
- the mindy1 gene encoding ubiquitin carboxyl-terminal hydrolase MINDY-1 isoform X3 — protein MAESCSQPAAAADLLIEQNKDDPSGPAGSVSKELIVTTTTEGPGPMPGSDVRAEGPSTNGAADSPLTAKVFEEEATPTPPDTSSLSSENDTVTAVTTEEESLSILLRHIKTEGGQDRGGEPVTGLWSLMWCAGLDLDLDESSSVATAGGSDDQRESSDSASFSIPSLELSDGNTAAGNSLDVDDGLSSSYSALGVEGGSPSTEVPSLKDEMLEAAGGAVAAAAPPAAPPAAAAAPEAGPSMPAYYLVKWITWKEKKTPIITQSENGPCPLLAIMNTLFLRWKVRAGDGQVEVRAGDRQVEAKLPAQTEVITTEDLMAHLGECVLSVTPREKADGMELNFQQNMSDAMAVLPKLSTGLDVNVRFTGVTDFEYTPECIVFDLLDIPLYHGWLVDPQSPEMVASVGKLSYNQLVEKIIDYKHSADSSRVSEGLVAEQFLESTATQLSYHGLCELNTTAKEGEISVFFRNNHFSTMIKHKGHLYLLVTDQGFLQEEGLVWESLHNVEGDGNFCDSDFRLCHPPQRAPPTAALPPSAQEQQRQIDQDYLVAVSLQQQQGGAPGPLSDLELARQLQQEEYQQQQQLQQQQQPQGSVQAAQQVRGQGSQQGGARRRDKDSDCVIL, from the exons ATGGCGGAGTCTTGCTCGCAACCAGCCGCAGCAGCTGACCTGCTGATTGAGCAGAACAAAGATGACCCGTCTGGTCCTGCAGGAAGTGTCTCCAAAGAACTGATCGTAACCACGACAACGGAAGGGCCGGGCCCCATGCCGGGGTCGGACGTCAGAGCCGAGGGCCCGAGCACCAACGGCGCCGCCGACAGTCCTCTTACTGCCAAAGTCTTTGAGGAGGAAGCCACGCCCACGCCGCCGGACACGTCGTCGCTGTCATCTGAAAACGACACGGTGACCGCCgtcaccacagaagaagaatctCTGTCTATTCTGCTGAGACACATCAAGACAGAAGGAGggcaggacagaggaggagagccag tcacaggtctctggtctctgaTGTGGTGTGCAGGTCTAGATCTGGACCTGGACGAGAGCTCCTCTGTGGCGACGGCGGGCGGCTCAGACGACCAGCGCGAGTCCTCAGACTCCGCCTCCTTCTCCATCCCCAGCCTGGAACTGTCAGACGGGAACACGGCCGCAGGAAACTCCCTGGACGTGGACGACGGCCTGTCCTCGTCCTACTCGGCTCTCGGCGTGGAGGGCGGCTCTCCGTCCACAGAGGTCCCGAGTCTGAAGGACGAGATGCTGGAGGCCGCCG GAGGcgctgtagctgctgctgctcctcctgctgctcctcctgctgctgctgctgctccagaggCCGGCCCGTCCATGCCCGCATACTACCTGGTGAAGTGGATCACctggaaggagaagaagacaccCATCATCACTCAGAGTGAAAACGGAccctgccccctgctggccatcaTGAATACACTGTTCCTGCGCTGGAAGGTGAGAGCAGGTGACggacag gtggaggtgagagcaggtgacagacaggtggag GCGAAGCTTCCTGCTCAGACTGAAGTCATCACCACTGAGGACCTGATGGCTCACCTGG gtgagtgtgtgttgtctgtcacACCCAGAGAGAAGGCTGATGGGATGGAGCTCAACTTCCAAcag aacaTGAGTGATGCGATGGCGGTGCTGCCGAAGCTCTCCACAGGTCTGGATGTTAACGTGCGTTTCACTGGCGTGACAGACTTTGAATACACACCTGAGTGTATCGTGTTCGACCTGCTCGACATCCCGCTGTACCACGGCTGGCTGGTCGACCCGCAg aGTCCAGAGATGGTGGCGTCTGTGGGGAAGCTGAGCTACAACCAGCTGGTGGAGAAGATCATCGACTACAAACACTCAGCCGACAGCAGCCGAGTCAGTGAAG GTCTGGTGGCTGAACAGTTCCTGGAGTCGACGGCGACTCAGCTGTCGTATCACGGTCTGTGTGAACTGAACACGACGGCCAAAGAGGGCGAGATCTCCGTGTTCTTCAGAAACAACCACTTCAGTACCATGATCAAACACaag GGTCACCTGTACCTGCTGGTGACGGATCAGGGcttcctgcaggaggagggtCTGGTCTGGGAGTCTCTTCATAACGTCGAGGGCGACGGAAACTTCTGCGACTCGGACTTCAGACTGTGTCATCCTCCTCAGAGAGCTCCGCCCACCGCCGCGCTGCCGCCGAGCGcccaggagcagcagaggcagatcGACCAG gaCTACCTGGTGGCGGtgtccctgcagcagcagcagggcggGGCCCCGGGGCCCCTCAGCGACCTGGAGTTGGCCCGGCAGCTCCAGCAGGAGGagtaccagcagcagcagcagctccagcagcagcagcagccgcagggATCGGTGCAGGCAGCTCAGCAG gtcagaggtcaggggtcacaaCAGGGCGGAGCCAGGAGAAGAGACAAGGACTCAGACTGTGTCATCCTATAg